GCACGCAGGGCTCTCAAAATCCAACGGGATCGGGTCACTCAGCGGGTGGTTGGTAAACAGAAATCGagggaaaatgcaaaatgaaagcGAATAAATGGTATTTCCATCGCAGCGGGTGAGATCTCTTCTGGCAATGACGGATGTATAGGGAACGCGGCTGGTCTTGGATGCTTCTGTTTCTGGGGAGAGCTTCACCATCACaaccctctgcctgcagctgatgCTCCCCAGAATTGTTAGCTtttaggcttttaaaataaattcagctcGCCTGAGAGCGGGGTTGCTGCCATCAGCCCGAAGCGAAGATCTCCATCCCCTTCCAGGTGGCTGTGGGAGCATCTGAGCTGCTCAATTCAGACCAGGGATCATCCGGTACGTCTATCCAAGAGCAAAACCAGGGGAGCCATCGAAAGATGGTCTTCTCAGAGCCTGATGGCTTCTCCTTTTTGAAAAGGAGTTAAAAAGAGGAGCAAAAAGCAGTCCAAGGAGGTTTCCACACCCAACTGGGACATCCCAGGGTTTCCCAGACACTGGAGAGGACAAAACCCCTCCAACGTATTTTCTGGAGAATAAGTTTCCATCGGCAGCAGGCTGGAATTAATGCTCTAAAATGTCttcccccccccacacacacactgtatTTCCCTTTTATCCATCCATctggctgctccaggctgagGCCCCAGCTCTCTGGTGTCGTCCTCTGCGTTCCAGCGAGCACCAATGCGTTCATCCATGGGGAACAAGGCTCTTCTGTCTTGCCCAAGAACATCCTCAGAGGATGAGGTCTCTCCACCCAATGCTGACCGGGTAGCTGTCTCCTTCCATGTCCTTGGCCAACGATCCAGCGGGATTTATCCACAgcgggacccccccccccaaccccttcATCTTCCCCAGCCGGCGCCGAAAAAGATGTGTACTCACCTGGGTCGGGGGCGATGCACTCGCACTTGTACATGGTCACGTAATCCGGCTTGAAGTCTGAATTGATGGGATAGTACTTAAAGGCTCCGATCATCTTCTTGATGGCATCGTAGATGAAGATGAAGCTGATGAGGGTGGAGAAGCCTTCCTCCGTGAAGCGGGTGATGTACTTTATAATGAAGCTGGCGTCGGTGGCCACCAGGATAAGGCACTGTAGGGCAGAGTGCAAGCCGATCCAGAGGCGGAATTCCATGTAGTCAATGCCGTTGCCTCTGAAAGCGGGGACAAGGCGAGAGCATCCCCGTGAGAGCACGCTGTGGGCTGGAGGACACCTCCCACCCCCGTACGGATGGGTCCCCGTTCCTCCTGGCACCGCTCAACACCTACTTGCTGAAGTCGAAGAGCAGCTTCTCGAAGATGAGGATGGGGCCGGTGCTGCTGAGGATGATGAGCGGCTGCCCAGCGAAGAGGCAAAACATGGAGCCTGCCATCGCCGTGCCAAGGAAGCTCTCCATGACGCCCTGGGGATGGATCAAACCTAGCATTAGGGATTACGATTGAACCATTGAGCCATTATGGTGATGCTGGGCCACGTTACATCCCCACAGATACCCCAGATGGAGACGGGAGTCAAGGACCTCTGCTTGGACCCACATAGGATGGGTGGGACCATGTCCCCTTGCTCCTGGCAATGCCATTGAGATGGGTTTTCCCATCCTGCAGGTATTTCAGGACTGCCGGTCCCACTCGGCAAAGAATTTACATCTGCAGCATCAAAGCTTGGCATGGCACAAGGAGGGTAAaacccctcctgccccatcccatcccatcctgtcccatcccCAAGCCAAAGTGACCCCTTTCCTCGGACTTGACCTGGTAGTTGTCCGTCGCGTCCCCAAGCAAGCCCCCAAATGTGATGGCAttggtgatgcagcccaggtAGATGAACAAGATGGCAGAGATGGACTGGATATGAAAGCCTTCGTAGAAGTCACTCGGGAACCAGGGCAGCTTCCTCTTGATATCCAGATAGAGGCCACCACAAAACCTGGGGAGACACCACCAAGGACCAAATGCTCGGGCCTCCCACCAAACCAGACACGGTGCTGCGCAAAAGCCCGTGCCCAGAAGGATCTCACCCCTCCATGCCCCAGCAGACCAAGGGCTGAGCCAGCGGGAGATGCTGATGGGTGCTGGCACCCTCCGAAGGTTTTTGGGCGGTGTGGTGCTGGCTCACCTGCCCGTCCACGCGAGCTCTTCCCCGATTTCATGAACTTCGGGCATCTCCCCATCATCGCTGCCTCCTCCACCGCCCCCAGCGCCTGCCCCACCGGCCGTGCCGTTCATCTGTCCCACTTCGTTCAGCGAGAAAACAGATTTCCTATGGGAGAGAGCCACTGGTGTTGGCCACGGCACCTGCCCTGCCAGCCGGTCCTGTGCAGGGGTCATGGCCAAGGCCATGGGGGAGcgctctgcctgtgctggagcttGGCTTTCGGGGggaatttggaaaaaatcaaGGGCTGCATTTGCTCAACCCAGGCGGGTAATGCAGATTTTGCAGAGTGGAAACAGTCCTGAGCTGATCTGGGGccaaaaactgctgaaaaagcagtttctggAACGTTCACAGAGATGGTTTCTTGGGATGAAGGCAAGCAAAGCTGCTGACCTCCAGCATCTCCAGAACAGGAGGGATGGGGGTGGCCACAGCGCCGGTCCAGCACCACGCCTCCCACCCACCTCTTCTCAGCTGAGGGCACTTTTTTGGGTGGCTCAATCCTAATGTTGGGGTCCCACTCGCCAGGTGGCAGGACGATGACTTCATCCAGGAACTCATCTATGCCGGCAATCAGGTCTTCTCTATCCCGGGCTTTGTAGGCAACGTCGCTGAAGAGCTGGGAGTCAAGGGAGGAGAGGTGTCAGCCTGGGAATGGCATCCACCAAACACGTCCCACATCGTGATGGGAtttaaaagctcattttttGGGGTGACAGgatgaaaattgctttttcttcttagctTTGAGCAAGGGGTGAGGGCCAGGTGTGGCATCTACTCACATCGTCCACCATGAGAGTCGCGATGGCTCTGCCGATCTCGTTGTAGGATTTGGCTTTTCCCGCGGGACCAAGGAGAATAAAGAGGAACCTGGGAAGGGAAAGGCACCGTGTTGGCAACCTCGGACCACCAGCATCCACGCCATGAGACCACTTGGTGCTTTGGACCCAAAGGAACTGCGCTGACCTGGTGGGGACAGGCACCTCCGTCACCCCTCCCAGCATCGTTGCCTGGAGGAGCCGCACGAAAGCCACAAAGGGCTTCTCCAGGAACTCCACTTCTCCCACCAGCACATTGGAGGCCTCGGCATCCTTGGGGATCTTCTTGATGAACTTGTTCTTCAGCTGTTGGAAAGAcgagggtggggaagggaacGGTACCCAGATTTGGCATCTCCCCCTCTTTTCCACACCCTGCACCCAAAAGCTGAAGCTGGAGGCTTGAACTTCTGATGGTCCCAGGACTCCCAGAGGTGGGGATTCAAGAGCCATATCCAGGGATAAACCAGCAAGAAATTCAGGAAGCTGAATTTCTTTGTTACTCAAAACCACGAGTAGCCCCAGATAAGCTGGAAACCACACGCTCGGGGCTCCCTAACACGACGTGCAACTGGGCGCTTTGCGACAGGTGCTTTGCTGGGCTGGGGTCTGCGCAGGGAAGATCCCACGCAATCAATCCCCCTGCGGAAAATCTGAGCCCCAAATCTGGATCCTGGAGCAAGCCAGCACGTGTTTTTGCAGGTCTgtttgcagccctgcagccccaggctccCCCGAGACCCCCGTACCGTGCACGGGGGAGGTTTTATTTAGCTTGTTCCTCTCTGGTCTCATCCTCGGAGCAGGAACAAATAATGGAAGTAGGAAACCTCGGTCATGGATTTATTCCCTGTCTCTTCTCCCCTGCAGCTCTTTCATTATTAGTCTAAAAGGGTTCAATACCGACCCAGGCAGGGTGTTATTATAATCTATATGCCAGCATGAGGGGAGGCATGTGAGCCGGGCAGCAAGCTCTCCCCTTTCTAATCTTTTAAacccaaatggaaaaaaaaaaaaaaagaaaaaaaaaagaaaaaaaattataataataaagcaACTCCTCCAATGCAGCTTGGAATAAGCAAGAGCAGGAGTTAACAGTGACCACTAAGCTTCGTGTAACACTTAAAAAGTCCCTTTGTAGTGGGTCTAATAGGGCGATTAAACCTAAATGCTTTGCATATTTTGGGATTAACCCTCCGCACCCCACTGCTGGAGGCTGATGTTTGGGGTTCGTGCGTGGGCAGCTGGCTTGCTTCATTGCAGCTGGAATTGTGGAAGGTGCCCTGGGAACCTTCTGCCTCCCTGATGCGGTGGCATCCCTGTCCCGTGGCTCCCAGCAACACATGAATTCCCATCCTCCGCTTCCCCCTAAATTGCACCACCCCGGGTAAGCCCAGCAAGGACATCCCTGGGGAGAAGCAAGCTGTCATCCCACACAAACACCACctgcctttaatttttttttttaacgcaaacagaaacaaagcaaagcccCTATAAGGCATCAACAGTTCCCAGCTAAACAGCCTGGATGCCGGGATGGGGATGGGACATCCAGCAAAAGAAGGGCACAAAACCTGGCTGATCCATCGCATCTCCAGCCTGAcctccttcccagctctcccacGCAAAGCAAACTGGGGGGGAAGAGCCCCCCGACGGAGCGTTGCATTAAGAAACCCACGTCCATCACGgtgcaaagagggaaaaataaaacccgCCTCGATCTACAGACCGTTGTCCCGAGAGCTGTGTTCCTGCTCGCAGACCGGGTGCTTGGATGGGATCTacccctgcagcctgccctcACCCGGCCAAGCAAAGGCTCTTCTAGGATCCCTGCGTTCTCCCAAGCACCCTTCCCTACCTCCCGAGAGATTTTAAggatcttttttccttccacccGAAAGATCTCAAGCTCTATCAGCATCTCCGCATGTCCCTAACCCCGCGTTCAACTTGCAAGCCCAGGTATTATTTCTGGAACAGCTTCCCCATGAGTTAGCAGGGATCAATACATGTATTAATTTCCCTAATTAGGAATTTGTGCGGGTATCGACTGAGCGAAGCCACACAAGGCTCACATGGACCTTAACAACCCCAGAGCCCCGGCTCCATCGCGGGTCATGTCAGAGATGCTCCTCACAGCAGCGCGCTGGGGGGTCTGGGGGTGGTTACTTGGTCGGTGcgggtgggtttgggggtggtTACCTGGTCGGTatggggggggttggggttggTTACCTGGTCGGAGCTTGGTGTGTCCGAGATGTCGTTCATGCTCCGACTCTGCGCGTGACCTGATGGAGAGAAGAGCAAACCACCCCATGGCGTGCAGCCGAGTTACAGCCCCACGTGCAAGGAGAAAACGTGGCAGGAAGACTTGAgtgcaaattaaaaaacccaacttaTTTATTATAGCCAGGCTTGCAAACCAGGCACAGGGAGGTGAAAACCCAAGAATATGAGTTTCCTGATACCAGTCACCCTGTGGTTACCCAAACCACACCTCATTTATGCCTGTGGTGGGATCCCCTCGTAATTGCAATTGCCCGCTTTCGTATTGCAACATAGATTTTGTTTCTCCCCTGCTTCTTTTAGCGGTGtttgtgccccccccccagcttacGCAGGCGGCCGTAGCTCGCGCTCTGTCGCATCCGCAGGTCCTCGGTGGAGCGGTGGAAGGCAGCGCCGGCGGCTGGGCTCCGGAcggggctgcgggctgggggagaggaggtGTTAGAGGAGATGCAGGTGCCGCGAGAAACCCTTGGGTGATGCTGAAGGCAAGAGACCACCAGGCTGGAAAAAccagctgcccagcacagaTGTGACCCTTCCAGGGCTGATTCACCAGCAATGTGCCTTTCCCTCCTACTTTCATTTGCACTTTTATCTCACCCACAGTACTACATTTCCCATTAGCCTAGTATATATTTCTCATTATCAAAGAATAAATTGCCTTAACCCAGCTGTCCCACTGCTGAGGCTCCGTGCAAGGAGCCTGCACCACCCCACGCCCTGCCGATGCTCTCTGCAAGGCTATAAATGGGCTCAGAAGTGCAACTTCTGCTACTTAAGAAACCccaatattttatttgcctttttaatcTAATAATTCTCCAAAGAAAGCTACGCTTGAAATTTGCCATGAACTTCATGCTTCCAGATATTGATGTTGGCCACCGCCAAGTTTCACCTTAATGTTTCTTCTCCCTGAACTGGTGGTGAGCCCCAGTTTTCACCTCagattttaaactgaattaCTTCCCTCTAAAGacttcccttccccaccccgcATTCTCTGTGTTAAACCCAGCATTTTCTCAGAAAACCTCCTCAACTCCCAAAACTGTGTTATCCTTTTGGAAAACCACCTGGACCAGCTTTGTTGAGCTGCTCCGCACCTCTCAGAGACACCAGCTGCAACCACAGCatctgtccttttcttttttttttttttttttttttttttttgttaaacccaccaaaaataataatgaagttCCCACTGGGTATGACCCTATTTTTGGGCATTTATTCCAATATCACAGAGTTGCCATTGGCACAAGAAATGCGAGGgacccctctgctcctgccaaCGACCTTCTTTTCCTTGGTGTCCCTATTTGCAAACTCAAAGCAATGCCATCGTCTCAGCAAGGAACTAAAAACGCGAAGGATGCTCCTGTTCTTCCCACCTACAGGGACTAACTACAACATTTCCAAGTTGTGCTGCGTTTTGAAGGCTTCTGGGCAAATGTTTGTTCAAATATCTAGGATGGTGGCCGCTTTGAAACTTGGGAATGCCCATAGCGTGGGAATATTGGTTATTGACAGCCTCTTCCATGTACACTTTGAGCTTGGGCATTGCTGCTTCTGTCTACGCGGGGAGCAGCCGAAGCCTGGCAAATCCCGGGCTCCACCAAATGACCTCCATTTAAACCTAAGTAAATAATCTAGcgtgaaaacaaacaaatccccTTTTATAATAGCTCAAAAATAGGCAGGTTCAACCGCAGAGCAGACTGGATTTGTCTGTAGGCTGCTCTGCCAGAAAGCCCCTTGGCCAAGTGACCACCAACGCCGCCGTCCCTCGCACAATGCCATCATCTCTTGCACAACGCCATCGTCCACCTCAGCAGACATCCCCTTGCCTCCCACCTCCCGATGACCTCCCACCCTTAAAGCCACCAGTGGCAGAGATTTTGGGGTCTTCCTCAACGCAGTAGATAGTTGGGTGCCCCAAATGGTGTTGGGTGTCCCCCTTTCCTTCGTCTGAGATCTCCCTCCCCCCAGGCTTGCTCACCGATGAGTCAAGGATGCAACCAGGAGCAGGCTGGACCCCAAGGACTCACTTGTGCTGGAGGAGACGGACTTCCCGATGTCGGCCAAGGACCGGTGGATTGGCTTCTTGGTTTGGTGGCGGTGCTTCCTGAGGAGCACGTAGCTTATCTTCTCCCGCAGCTCTGGCTTGAGCAGACCATCCTCGATCTGCTTCTCAATGACATCGTCTGCAAGCACCGAACGAGGGAGGTGCATGCGTTACCCCAGCACAAACCCTCCCAGAAGGCTCAAGACAATGCTTGGTGAACCGAGGTGTTGGCTCTCAACTCCTGTCTTGGCTAATAAATTGGTTTATATTTGCACATaacaagaaaatgcatttaaatctGTTCCTGGCACTTTAGGTCAGGGGGAAAAAGCCACCTGAAACCACTGATACCCCGCTGGCTCCTACCTATAATTTGGGGCAGAGAGTAGCCATCTAAGTCCAGGAGCACCGTTCCCGTCTGTAGACACGTCCGCAACTCAAACAGGCTGTGCAAAGACAACGTGGACACGTGGGGCTTGCTCcacctctcccctccttcctccacctTTTCTTCAAACTTTATCCACCTGCAATGAGAGCGGCAGCCATGGGGACGGGCACGGTGTAGGAGAAGAGAATAAGAgaattgcttttcctcttttcccttctgcaggtgGCTTTGCAAGCCTGGAGGAATTCATCCTGCAAAGTTTTGGCTTGTTATTCAGGATGGGAGCGGAGAAATTGAGTAACATCATTAGACAAAGTGATGCTTGCATGGCTGCAGAGCGGAGCAAAACCTCTCGGCTCCCCCACTGAACTCAACCCTGCAGATTTAACCCTCCTCGAATTGCTCCTGCGAGATTTGGGAGGTTTTCCCCTGGAGCTGACCTTGCCGGAGCCAGGCTCTGCACCCGCGTGAACCAGCCATGCACACAGCAAAGCAATTGCAAACATCTTTTAAATTCCTTTGCAATGCTCAGACTTACACCTGGGTGCCTCATCCCCATGGTGGGAGATGGAAGCCCTTGGAAATCGGTCCTTCCACCTCCGCTCCTTAATTTTACAAAGCAAAGACTTCCGAGCAAATCCAGGAATGGTGGCTGgttcctcccagctccccagggatggggctcAGGCTCCGGGGAGAGCAGGCAGCTCTCCACAAGACGTCAGTTTGGggaagaaagctgcttttcctttacaAGAGGTTTGCAGGCTCCGTGGATTAGCCTACGCAAGGGCTTAACCTTACAACTTTTAACTGGTACGACTGGGGTTTGGGTTCCTGCTGCCACGGAGGGCACAGACAAGAAGGatggaggagaagaaagggggGTGGGAAGAGCTGATGGCTCACAGACGCTGCAGGGGAAGGGTGGGGAGAGCCCGGGATGGTATCAGttgcaggggcagggagggtgttaaaaagctgctgcaaagagaaaatgttgGGTGTCCCTctaaaaaagccccaaaataTTATCTGGGAGCACCAGGAATGGCCTGTGCTGGGCACAAAACCCCCGCACCTCCAAAAATGTACCATTTGGCCCCAGTGCCCACAGCTCCAAAGCTCCCCACCCTGATTTCTTTACAGAAAGCCTTCCTCCAGCCCATCAAACAACGCTGCTTTTATTGGCAAGAAATTCAAGCTTCCCGCCACAGCACCCGCTAAGCCCCGCCGGCGCTCGCCCAAAGCTGATTAGGTCGCTTTTCGTTTCTTTTTTGCCTCATTTTCCTGCCAAAAGTGGGTTATTAGTGAGCACACGGGGTGGCAGCTTGGGTCGGCGTGCAGGACTAGAGGCACGTTTCCAGCGGCGCCTTTGCCCTGGGACCGACATCCCGTGATGCTTTCGCCAAGGCTACAGCAAAACCCCATctccctgctgtgctcagctgctttatttccatttttttctatttattgaGGATTTAGCCACAGGTAGCGCTGCTCCCAGCAAGGAGCTGCTGTCCCGCAGCGGCTGAAGAGGCTGAACCGCTCCTCGCTGGGGAGTGGAAATCCAGGACTTGAGAAACCTCCATCCTGCCAGAGGAATTTGGAAACCTCCATCTCAAGCCCTCCCTGATGAAAATCCCAGTGGaagcgcttttttttttgccttctgagCTTtttggggagtggggagggatGAGCGGATACCTATGCAAAATGCTGGTGGGGAGGAATTAAAGATTttagcagcagcatccctgcgcTGCCGCATGTCGAGCAGGGATGGCAACCAGGAGGATGCTTCAGAGCTTCCAAAGTTTTTGGTGATGCCAATAACCAGCCCAAGAGACGGGGCGAGCATCCACAGGGCCTGATCCCGCTCCTTCTCCATCCCTCGGGTGAACCTCTGCAGCCAGACTCGGAAATCCCGCATATGCTACCAAAAGGAAAGGGCTTGGGGTACCATCGGCATCCCTGACCCCCTTCCCAACActcccccaaaaccccaaccccGCTAGCCCTTAACACGGCTGAGGCTAGGAAGAGAAAATCCCACTTGAATTTGATATTTTCCCCTTGGATAAGCTCTGAATTCAATAAAGACAACGCTACTTGCAACTTCTTTAACACTTCTATTAAAGATGTAGTAGGTGGGTTGAGGGCAGGAGGAGTTTAACTCTTGGCCTGGCCAGCAAAagtcggggggtggggggaaagacCTGGGAAAATGTTTGTTCTGTCCCCTGTTCCCTAATTTTCCGCTTTCCCAGCATGTTATcctgtttttttccaccctcccagccctttctgcagggcttcGCTGCCATGCTGCCCTGGGAATGGGAATCCCCCAGCTCTGGGATTACTCCAGCCTGGGGAGAGGTGGGAAGAGATGGGAaattttctcccttcctcctcctcagccgGCTGCAGCCGCCGTGCCAAGCCCCCCAAAACGCTGTGTTTTCCGCATTTCCCTAGTTCAGGCATGGCTTTTTTAACCTCATCGGAAATGATGCTCATTCCCTGACCCTGTTTCCACCCAGGGATATTTAGAGGGAGGGTCTTTCCCCGACACATTTTCAACACCAAGCATCCCCCCCTGGCTCACCTGGCCGATTCTTTCCACTCCATCTCCTCGCCGTcgtgctgcagcgtgtccatCTCCGTGAAGAGCGTGGGGTTGGGAGCTTCATCGTCTTCCCCCAGGATGTAGCGGAGGCGCTCGGCAGCCGGTGACACTGccagggggagaggggaaaaaaaaaaaaaaaaaagaaaaaaaaaggtttatcaTCGGCTGGAGACAAGATGATCCTGCACCATTCCCACATGGAAAGCCCCAGGGTGGATAAAGAGGGATCTGTAGGGCTATTTAGGATCATGGGGTGAAAAAAGGAGGGTTTGAGGAAAATGTTTAAGAGGAGAGCTACTGGGGAGTGGGGGAACACTAATTAATCCTGTTCCAAAATCCCCGTGCAAAGACATACGGATGCTGGTGGAAAGGATGAGCGGAGGCTGCGTAGCAGCCAGGAGGGGAATATATAGGTCTGGGCTGGGAATCAGGGAGTGCAGCCACCTCTATATACAGCACACTCAAATTCCCCTTCCAGGAGCATGGTGTGCCATGTTCCCATGGGGGATCCCACATTTTTCCCTACCACAGAGCCTGTTTTTGCCAGGTTAGAGCCACCTGCCACCGACAACCAAATCCTTACGGTCTCCGGCACTGAATATCGGGACACACGAGTGCTCGGCACAAGTTTTCCCACTGGATCCCCGAGGGGAACCTGCATCATTCGAGGGCATTAATACAGACGTAccctttctgcaggaaaaatccagctttttgCTGCAAATaatggggcaggctggggagggcacTTATGCCTCCCGCTCCCTGCGGTGTGTTTTGGGAAGGGGAGCAACCACACATCACCTGCCTGCAAACCTCCTGACCGAGGGGAAAAGGGTTTTTCATCTTTGGTGCAttccctgcagccacaggaggGTGACCGACCTGccctcttctcccccccccccccccaaaaaaaagaaaataataaaagccagGCTGGGGTTTTCTTTTAACCCTCTCCATCGTCACCTGCTTTTCTAGCAAAGCCTCATCATTCTGGTTGCAGGGAAGGAATCAAACACCTGGGTTTGAACCGGGATGTGGCACGGATGGGACCGCTCCCCAGTCGCCCCGTTATTCAATCAAGAGTTTAAAATCAGCCCTACGCCAGGCTCCCTGGAAATGGTGcgtttttaataaaatcttgGGTCTTAGCCCTCTCCTAAACCAGCAGGAGTCAATCCAGCTTGGAAAATGCCTTTGTTAGGGGAATCCTCCTCTTCTCAAACCCGGGAATTAGAAAGTTGGGTAAGAGggtagacaaaaaaaatccGGGAATTAAATTGTggtgtgggagaggaggaaaaaatggggGGATGCTGCCCTGTCCCCCCACTGGAGGAGACGAAACCCAAGTCGCGGCGGCTGGGCAGGCATAGGATGTCCCCTGCGCTCCAGGCTGAGCCTGCTTAACCACGTAAGCCCTCTAAGCCCCACCAGCAGGACTAAAGCCCTGTTGTCAAGTCCTCCTTCCACTTCCATAAGCTTCattattatgattattaatATTCCTGTTAATTTTAGAGCCAGGCTACATGCCTGGAGGGCTTCAGGCTCTTTAAGCCTAAGTGCTGTTCGCATAAGAGGGGATGAAATGGGGGCGATGCTGGCGCGCCCCTGCCCCCGGCCTTGTGCtgtctgctttgctctgcagcccAAAACTTCATATTCCTGCAAAACCCCAAATTCACTGCAAATGCAACGAgccagaccaaaaaaaaaaaaaaaaaaaaaaaaaagggggggagtTTTCTGGAAATATCTGTCTCTGGAAGGACCTCTGGATGcattagtgaaaaaaaaaaaaaaaaagggatttgcAATTTTGCAgaaagagggagcagaggggtTAGAGCTTTGCAAATCCTTGACTTGGTGGTTGCTGCTCCCAACGCTGCCCAAATTCCCCCCTTGGGTGCTTAAGAACGGGACCCTCCTGAGACAGGTATTTCCAGaaaattccattatttttttttttgtgtgtgtggactGGCTCGTTGCATTTGCAGTGAATTTGGGGTTTTGCAGGAATATGAAGTTTTgggctgcagagcaaagcagacaGCACAAGGCCGGGGGCAGGGGCGCGCCAGCATCGCCCCAAATTCACTAAAATGCAACGAGCcagaccacaaaaaaaaaaaagggggggagtTTTCTGGAAATACCTGTCTCAGGAGGGATCTCTGGATGCGTTTGTCAAAAAAAAGGGATTTGCAATTTTGCAGGAAGGGGGAGCAGAGAGGTTAGAGCTTTGCAAATCCTTGACTTGGTGGTTGCTGCTCCCAACGCTGCCCAAATTCCCCCCTTGGGTGCTTAAGAACGGGTCCCTCTGGCTTCAGCCTGCTGGAGGGTCCCCGCAGCGACTCGTTTTGGGGCGTCGGGGCTGCGCCACACTTAAACCACTGGAAACCAcaaaagataaaggaaaactTGCacacaaagagctttttttttaggttggctttgggtttttttagcttttttttccccatcctcccccagTT
Above is a genomic segment from Falco biarmicus isolate bFalBia1 chromosome 18, bFalBia1.pri, whole genome shotgun sequence containing:
- the SLC4A5 gene encoding electrogenic sodium bicarbonate cotransporter 4 isoform X4, with translation MLEDEDGMSERGLSSSRRRYDDEEDYHSIYIGVPVPRGYRRKRRRRRSVSSRDRTSESERHYERQDRSDTDDGGHGCYESGNDNASRTMSPAAERLRYILGEDDEAPNPTLFTEMDTLQHDGEEMEWKESARWIKFEEKVEEGGERWSKPHVSTLSLHSLFELRTCLQTGTVLLDLDGYSLPQIIDDVIEKQIEDGLLKPELREKISYVLLRKHRHQTKKPIHRSLADIGKSVSSSTTRSPVRSPAAGAAFHRSTEDLRMRQSASYGRLRHAQSRSMNDISDTPSSDQLKNKFIKKIPKDAEASNVLVGEVEFLEKPFVAFVRLLQATMLGGVTEVPVPTRFLFILLGPAGKAKSYNEIGRAIATLMVDDLFSDVAYKARDREDLIAGIDEFLDEVIVLPPGEWDPNIRIEPPKKVPSAEKRKSVFSLNEVGQMNGTAGGAGAGGGGGGSDDGEMPEVHEIGEELAWTGRFCGGLYLDIKRKLPWFPSDFYEGFHIQSISAILFIYLGCITNAITFGGLLGDATDNYQGVMESFLGTAMAGSMFCLFAGQPLIILSSTGPILIFEKLLFDFSKGNGIDYMEFRLWIGLHSALQCLILVATDASFIIKYITRFTEEGFSTLISFIFIYDAIKKMIGAFKYYPINSDFKPDYVTMYKCECIAPDPALDWTQLSKKECLKYGGSLVGKSCKFVPDLALMSFILFFGTYSMTLTLKKFKFSRYFPTKLRKLISDFSIFMSILMFVGLDVLFGLNTPKLQVPTDFKPTRVDRGWFVFPFGKNPWWVYLASALPALLVTILIFMDQQITAVIVNRKEHKLRKAAGYHLDLFWVGILMAVCSFMGLPWYVAATVISIAHIDSLKMETETSAPGEQPQFLGVREQRVTGIIVFVLTGISVFLAPILKYIPMPVLYGVFLYMGVASLNGIQFWDRCKLFLMPAKHQPDYVFLRHVPLRRIHLFTLVQIVCLAVLWILKSTVAAIIFPVMILALILVRRLLDFVFSQHDLAWIDNIIPEKEKKKEDDKKKKKKGNKGDSSSDEEERGPPPGALRSDTSPNGSDLDRSITLHLKISCPSSPAFNYSRNPLCAVPQVKIEMESDYEDTDTEKPPRDMGSETTL
- the SLC4A5 gene encoding electrogenic sodium bicarbonate cotransporter 4 isoform X3; translated protein: MLEDEDGMSERGLSSSRRRYDDEEDYHSIYIGVPVPRGYRRKRRRRRSVSSRDRTSESERHYERQDRSDTDDGGHGCYESGNDNASRTMSPAAERLRYILGEDDEAPNPTLFTEMDTLQHDGEEMEWKESARWIKFEEKVEEGGERWSKPHVSTLSLHSLFELRTCLQTGTVLLDLDGYSLPQIIDDVIEKQIEDGLLKPELREKISYVLLRKHRHQTKKPIHRSLADIGKSVSSSTTRSPVRSPAAGAAFHRSTEDLRMRQSASYGRLRHAQSRSMNDISDTPSSDQLKNKFIKKIPKDAEASNVLVGEVEFLEKPFVAFVRLLQATMLGGVTEVPVPTRFLFILLGPAGKAKSYNEIGRAIATLMVDDLFSDVAYKARDREDLIAGIDEFLDEVIVLPPGEWDPNIRIEPPKKVPSAEKRKSVFSLNEVGQMNGTAGGAGAGGGGGGSDDGEMPEVHEIGEELAWTGRFCGGLYLDIKRKLPWFPSDFYEGFHIQSISAILFIYLGCITNAITFGGLLGDATDNYQGVMESFLGTAMAGSMFCLFAGQPLIILSSTGPILIFEKLLFDFSKGNGIDYMEFRLWIGLHSALQCLILVATDASFIIKYITRFTEEGFSTLISFIFIYDAIKKMIGAFKYYPINSDFKPDYVTMYKCECIAPDPAPVAPNTTNVSLYNAINLTALDWTQLSKKECLKYGGSLVGKSCKFVPDLALMSFILFFGTYSMTLTLKKFKFSRYFPTKLRKLISDFSIFMSILMFVGLDVLFGLNTPKLQVPTDFKPTRVDRGWFVFPFGKNPWWVYLASALPALLVTILIFMDQQITAVIVNRKEHKLRKAAGYHLDLFWVGILMAVCSFMGLPWYVAATVISIAHIDSLKMETETSAPGEQPQFLGVREQRVTGIIVFVLTGISVFLAPILKYIPMPVLYGVFLYMGVASLNGIQFWDRCKLFLMPAKHQPDYVFLRHVPLRRIHLFTLVQIVCLAVLWILKSTVAAIIFPVMILALILVRRLLDFVFSQHDLAWIDNIIPEKEKKKEDDKKKKKKGNKGDSSSDEEERGPPPGALRSDTSPNGSDLDRSITLHLKISCPSSPAFNYSRNPLCAVPQVKIEMESDYEDTDTEKPPRDMGSETTL